One window of Canis lupus baileyi chromosome 21, mCanLup2.hap1, whole genome shotgun sequence genomic DNA carries:
- the CHST1 gene encoding carbohydrate sulfotransferase 1, with translation MQCSWKAVLLLALASIAIQYTAIRTFTAKSFHTCPGLAEAGLAERLCEEGPTFAYNLSRKTHILILATTRSGSSFVGQLFNQHLDVFYLFEPLYHVQNTLIPRFTQGKSPADRRVMLGASRDLLRSLYDCDLYFLENYIKPPPVNHTTDRIFRRGASRVLCSRPVCDPPGSADLVLEEGDCVRKCGLLNLTVAAEACRERSHVAIKTVRVPEVNDLRALVEDPRLNLKVIQLVRDPRGILASRSETFRDTYRLWRLWYGTGRKPYNLDVTQLTTVCEDFSNSVSTGLTRPPWLKGKYMLVRYEDLARNPMKKTEEIYGFLGIPLDSHVARWIQNNTRGDPTLGKHKYGTVRNSAATAEKWRFRLSYDIVAFAQNACQRVLAQLGYKLATSEEELKNPSISLVEERDFRPFS, from the coding sequence ATGCAATGTTCCTGGAAGGCCGTCCTCCTCCTCGCCCTGGCCTCAATCGCCATACAGTACACGGCCATCCGCACCTTCACCGCCAAGTCCTTCCACACCTGCCCGGGGCTGGCggaggcggggctggccgagCGGCTGTGCGAGGAGGGCCCCACCTTCGCCTACAACCTCTCGCGCAAGACCCACATCCTCATCCTGGCCACCACGCGCAGCGGCTCCTCCTTCGTGGGCCAGCTCTTCAACCAGCACCTGGACGTCTTCTACCTGTTCGAGCCCCTCTACCACGTCCAGAACACGCTCATCCCCCGCTTCACCCAGGGCAAGAGCCCCGCGGACCGGCGGGTCATGCTGGGCGCCAGCCGCGACCTCCTGAGGAGCCTCTATGACTGTGACCTCTACTTCCTGGAGAACTACATCAAACCGCCGCCCGTCAACCACACCACCGACAGGATCTTCCGCCGCGGGGCCAGCAGGGTGCTGTGCTCTCGCCCCGTGTGCGACCCCCCGGGCTCCGCCGACCTGGTGCTGGAGGAGGGGGACTGCGTGCGCAAGTGCGGCCTGCTGAACCTGACCGTGGCCGCCGAGGCCTGTCGGGAGCGCAGCCACGTGGCCATCAAGACGGTGCGGGTGCCCGAGGTCAACGACCTCCGGGCCCTGGTTGAAGACCCAAGGTTAAACCTCAAGGTCATCCAGCTGGTCCGAGACCCGCGGGGCATCCTGGCCTCCCGCAGCGAGACCTTCCGCGACACGTACCGGCTCTGGCGGCTCTGGTACGGCACCGGGCGGAAGCCCTACAACCTGGACGTGACGCAGCTGACCACGGTGTGCGAGGACTTCTCCAACTCGGTGTCCACCGGGCTCACGCGGCCGCCGTGGCTCAAGGGCAAGTACATGCTGGTGCGCTACGAGGACCTGGCCAGGAACCCCATGAAGAAGACCGAGGAGATCTACGGCTTCCTGGGCATCCCCCTGGACAGCCACGTGGCCCGCTGGATCCAGAACAACACGCGGGGCGACCCCACCCTGGGCAAGCACAAGTACGGCACCGTGCGCAACTCGGCGGCCACGGCCGAGAAGTGGCGCTTCCGCCTCTCCTACGACATCGTGGCCTTCGCCCAGAACGCCTGCCAGCGGGTGCTGGCGCAGCTGGGCTACAAGCTGGCCACGTCGGAGGAGGAGCTCAAGAACCCCTCCATCAGCCTGGTGGAGGAGCGGGACTTCCGCCCTTTCTCGTGA